From the genome of Halomonas sp. I5-271120, one region includes:
- a CDS encoding DUF3617 family protein: MPHIALLFIAALLMLPLPAMAQEETPNLVPGMWAFSSMTHVEGDLPIPDQTESHQECLTEADIADAQRSLVQEQDSCEVIESTSSRDRMDYRMVCRGSGGEANIDGNLRFLGERAEGSVDVDTTTPMGALKMHTTIEAQRMGEC, encoded by the coding sequence ATGCCCCATATCGCTTTGCTCTTTATTGCCGCCCTGCTGATGCTGCCGCTGCCGGCCATGGCGCAGGAGGAAACGCCGAATCTGGTGCCTGGGATGTGGGCGTTCAGCAGCATGACCCATGTCGAGGGAGACCTGCCGATTCCCGATCAGACGGAATCTCATCAGGAATGCCTGACCGAAGCAGACATCGCCGATGCCCAGCGCTCGCTGGTTCAGGAGCAAGATAGTTGTGAGGTGATCGAGTCGACCAGCAGTCGGGATCGCATGGATTACCGCATGGTCTGTCGGGGTTCCGGCGGTGAGGCGAACATCGATGGCAACCTGCGTTTTCTCGGCGAGCGGGCCGAGGGCAGCGTAGACGTGGACACCACCACGCCGATGGGCGCGCTCAAGATGCACACCACCATCGAGGCTCAGCGGATGGGTGAGTGCTGA
- a CDS encoding STAS/SEC14 domain-containing protein, translating into MIEFLPPGASHVVALRASGRVNADDLQEAIDAIEALKKTHVRISLYTEIDEMRWMTLTAILRDLGYGLTQIGDMAHYHRAAVVTDHNWLRPLATIENHLFKPFEVRVFDTHHRDDAKEWVRQLPQAPQTADADEAAAG; encoded by the coding sequence ATGATCGAATTTCTGCCCCCTGGGGCCAGCCATGTTGTTGCACTGCGCGCCAGCGGACGGGTGAACGCCGATGACCTGCAGGAAGCCATCGACGCCATTGAGGCCTTGAAGAAGACGCATGTCCGAATCAGCCTCTACACCGAGATCGACGAGATGCGCTGGATGACCCTGACCGCCATTCTGCGCGACCTGGGCTACGGCCTTACCCAGATCGGCGATATGGCGCATTACCATCGCGCCGCCGTGGTCACCGACCACAACTGGCTGCGTCCACTGGCGACAATCGAAAACCATCTCTTCAAACCGTTCGAGGTGCGTGTCTTCGACACCCACCACAGGGACGATGCCAAGGAATGGGTTCGCCAGCTGCCTCAGGCGCCCCAGACCGCCGATGCCGACGAGGCAGCGGCCGGTTAG
- a CDS encoding efflux RND transporter permease subunit translates to MRLSDISVQRPVLASVLAALIVAFGLLALERLPLQEYPAIDPPIVSVDTRYPGASSSVVETRITQVLEDRISGIEGIQTISSSSQDGESEITVEFGLDQDIDAAANDMRDRVSGARGNLPDEAEPPEIQKADSSSEVVVWLSLSGEGYSMTELTDYANRYLVDRLSVQPGVSQVRVGGGRDYAMRIWLDRNALAARNLSVGDVEDALREENVELPGGAITSEDRQFVVRLPRSFATADDFQGLVLDEGADGDLVRLGDVARVEIGAVEERTVFRGNGVPMVGLGMIKQSTANVLDLAQGVRAEMERLQKTLPEGLSLRLNFDASVFVSGAISQVVTTLFIAMGLVVVVIFLFLGNLRTTLIPAVTVPIAVIGTFIALAVFGFTINLLTLLALVLAIGLIVDDAIVVLENIHRRMQQYGETPLVAAFRGSRQIAFAVIATTLVLVAVFVPLSFLQGDIGRLFGEFALTLSAAVAISSLLALTLTPMMASKLLSPGMHESRLAIGVQRLLEVSQRLYRTVLIRVLKLRLLVAALFLAMLGGAGWLSTELPREYTPKEDRGNFFLLVNGPPGASYDYMLDYMNEIETRLLPMIETGDVDRVLIRAPRGYGNIETFNDGFAIIGLPDWGERRSAWAIMDDVRSRLSGLPGVRTFPVMRQGFGGRVEKPVQFVLGGGTYEELANWRDRLIEHIRTDNPRLTGLESDYEETQPQLQVDIDYQRAAELGVTVSEIGRTLETLLGGRNVTRYVDDGEEYEVILEGEPSDTQSPRSLDSIQVRSARSGELIPLASLVMLTDFAGPSTLNRFNRIRAITLEADLAEGYPLGEALAYLQASVDELLPAEAQTDLKGASRDFMEASGATTFLLLLGVLVVFLVLAGQFESLVHPLVIMLTVPLALCGALLGLYVAGQSLNLYSQVGLVMLVGLAAKNGILIVEFANQLRDQGNAFRDALIEASVTRLRPILMTAVTTMAGAVPLILSTGPGAETRLVIGIVILSGVAAATLFTLFVVPVAYDLLARHTGSPQAVAQRLEREMEN, encoded by the coding sequence ATGCGCCTGTCCGATATTTCCGTCCAGCGTCCGGTATTGGCAAGCGTACTGGCCGCCCTGATCGTTGCCTTCGGCCTGCTGGCGCTGGAGCGCTTGCCGCTGCAGGAATACCCGGCCATCGACCCGCCCATCGTCAGCGTCGACACCCGCTACCCGGGCGCCTCGTCAAGCGTCGTCGAGACCCGCATCACTCAAGTGCTCGAGGACCGTATCTCAGGCATCGAGGGCATCCAGACCATCAGCTCGTCGAGCCAGGATGGCGAATCCGAGATCACGGTCGAGTTCGGTCTCGACCAGGACATCGACGCCGCCGCCAACGACATGCGCGACCGCGTCTCGGGGGCCCGGGGCAACCTGCCGGATGAGGCCGAGCCCCCGGAGATCCAGAAGGCCGACAGCAGCTCGGAAGTGGTGGTGTGGCTGAGCCTGTCAGGGGAAGGCTATTCGATGACCGAGCTCACCGACTACGCCAATCGCTACCTGGTCGACCGGCTATCGGTGCAGCCCGGGGTCTCGCAGGTGCGCGTCGGCGGCGGGCGAGACTACGCCATGCGCATCTGGCTCGACCGCAACGCCCTGGCCGCCCGCAACCTGAGTGTCGGCGACGTCGAGGATGCCCTGCGCGAGGAAAACGTCGAACTGCCCGGCGGCGCCATCACTTCCGAGGATCGTCAGTTCGTGGTCCGCCTGCCCCGAAGCTTCGCCACCGCCGACGACTTCCAGGGACTGGTGCTGGATGAAGGCGCCGATGGCGATCTGGTGCGGCTTGGCGATGTTGCCAGGGTCGAGATCGGCGCCGTCGAGGAGCGCACCGTCTTTCGCGGCAACGGCGTGCCGATGGTCGGTCTTGGCATGATCAAGCAGTCCACCGCCAATGTGCTGGACCTCGCCCAGGGCGTGCGCGCCGAAATGGAGCGCCTGCAGAAGACGCTCCCAGAGGGGCTGAGCCTGCGCCTCAACTTCGATGCCTCAGTGTTCGTGTCCGGGGCCATTAGCCAGGTGGTGACGACGCTGTTCATCGCCATGGGGCTCGTCGTCGTGGTGATCTTTCTGTTTCTTGGCAACCTGCGCACCACCCTGATTCCTGCGGTCACGGTGCCTATCGCGGTGATCGGCACCTTCATTGCCCTGGCGGTATTCGGCTTCACCATCAACCTGCTGACACTGCTGGCCCTGGTGCTGGCCATCGGCCTGATCGTCGATGACGCCATCGTGGTGCTCGAGAACATCCACCGGCGCATGCAGCAATACGGCGAGACGCCGCTGGTGGCCGCTTTCCGCGGCAGCCGCCAGATTGCTTTCGCGGTGATCGCCACCACCCTGGTGCTGGTGGCGGTCTTCGTGCCGCTGAGCTTCCTGCAGGGCGACATCGGCCGCCTGTTCGGTGAATTTGCGCTGACCCTGTCCGCTGCAGTGGCCATCTCGAGCCTACTGGCACTGACCCTCACGCCGATGATGGCCTCCAAGCTGCTTAGCCCCGGCATGCACGAAAGCCGCCTGGCCATCGGCGTCCAGCGCCTGCTCGAAGTCAGCCAGCGCCTGTACCGCACGGTGCTGATACGAGTGCTCAAGCTGCGCCTGCTGGTCGCCGCGCTGTTTCTGGCCATGCTGGGCGGCGCTGGCTGGCTCTCAACGGAGCTGCCCCGCGAATACACCCCCAAGGAAGATCGCGGCAACTTCTTCCTGCTGGTCAACGGCCCGCCCGGCGCCAGCTATGACTACATGCTCGACTACATGAACGAGATCGAGACCCGGCTGCTGCCGATGATCGAGACCGGCGACGTCGACCGGGTATTGATCCGCGCGCCACGCGGCTATGGCAACATCGAGACCTTCAACGACGGCTTCGCGATTATCGGCCTGCCCGACTGGGGAGAGCGGCGCTCGGCCTGGGCGATCATGGATGATGTTCGCAGCCGGCTCTCAGGCCTGCCCGGGGTCCGCACTTTTCCGGTCATGCGACAGGGGTTCGGCGGCCGGGTGGAGAAACCCGTGCAGTTCGTGCTCGGCGGCGGCACCTATGAAGAGCTGGCCAACTGGCGCGACCGTTTGATCGAGCATATCCGCACCGACAACCCGCGCCTGACCGGGCTGGAAAGCGACTATGAGGAAACCCAGCCCCAGCTGCAGGTCGATATCGACTACCAGCGGGCCGCCGAACTCGGGGTTACCGTCAGCGAGATCGGCCGCACCCTCGAGACACTGCTCGGCGGTCGCAACGTCACCCGCTACGTCGATGACGGCGAGGAATACGAGGTAATACTGGAAGGCGAACCCAGCGACACGCAAAGCCCGCGTTCGCTGGACAGTATTCAGGTGCGCTCAGCGCGCAGCGGCGAGCTGATTCCATTGGCAAGCCTGGTGATGCTGACCGATTTCGCCGGTCCCAGCACCCTCAACCGATTCAACCGCATTCGCGCCATCACCCTTGAGGCCGACCTGGCCGAGGGCTATCCGCTCGGCGAGGCCCTGGCCTACCTGCAAGCCAGCGTCGATGAACTCCTGCCCGCAGAAGCCCAGACCGACCTCAAGGGCGCCTCGCGCGACTTCATGGAAGCGAGCGGCGCCACCACCTTCTTGCTGCTGCTCGGGGTGCTGGTGGTATTCCTGGTGTTGGCGGGCCAGTTCGAGAGCCTCGTACACCCGCTGGTGATCATGCTCACCGTGCCACTGGCGCTGTGCGGCGCCCTGTTGGGGCTTTATGTCGCCGGGCAATCGCTGAATCTGTATAGCCAGGTAGGGCTTGTCATGCTGGTCGGGCTCGCCGCCAAGAACGGCATCCTGATCGTGGAATTCGCCAACCAGCTGCGCGATCAGGGCAACGCCTTCCGTGACGCTCTGATCGAGGCCTCGGTAACCCGGCTGCGGCCAATCCTGATGACCGCTGTAACCACCATGGCCGGCGCCGTGCCGCTGATTCTGTCCACCGGCCCCGGCGCCGAAACCCGGCTGGTGATCGGCATCGTGATTCTCAGCGGCGTCGCCGCGGCGACCCTGTTCACCCTGTTCGTGGTGCCGGTGGCCTACGACCTGCTGGCCCGGCACACCGGCTCGCCGCAGGCGGTCGCCCAGCGCCTGGAGCGGGAAATGGAAAACTAA
- a CDS encoding efflux RND transporter periplasmic adaptor subunit, producing MAVGCLVYLLALLPTLAEAQASPSTVIAGRADTRTWSEQLEALGTLKADESVTLSATVTEIVSQLSFEDGQQVSAGDVLINLEDGEEQAQLRAAQALRDERRNALSRASQLQSRNLAPRANVEDSQAQLRQVEAQIDEIEARLAAHRLRAPFDGEVGFRNISVGSLVTPGMALVTLDKLDVVKLDFQVPESRISLLSRGLTLLAHSPAYPDERFQGQIASIGTRIDPVSRSVTVRAKLPNDGRRLRPGMLMEVTLDGASRQALVIPEAALIPEGRRQSLLVIDEAEMTAHLRNVTIGARRAGRVEILDGLSAGDLVVIHGSQSTRDGQAVEVLGIVDASTTVAEILKRSRPATGAVTKADDS from the coding sequence ATGGCCGTGGGGTGCCTCGTGTACCTGCTGGCCCTGTTGCCCACGCTGGCAGAAGCACAGGCATCGCCCAGCACAGTGATTGCCGGCCGTGCCGACACCCGCACCTGGTCGGAACAGCTGGAAGCGTTGGGCACGCTGAAAGCGGATGAAAGCGTGACGCTCTCCGCGACCGTGACCGAGATCGTCAGCCAGTTGAGCTTCGAAGATGGCCAGCAGGTGTCAGCCGGAGACGTACTGATCAACCTGGAGGACGGCGAGGAGCAGGCACAGTTGCGCGCGGCTCAGGCGCTGCGCGACGAGCGACGCAATGCGCTATCACGCGCCAGCCAGCTGCAATCCCGCAACCTGGCGCCCAGGGCCAACGTCGAGGACAGTCAGGCGCAGCTGAGGCAGGTCGAAGCACAGATCGACGAAATCGAGGCGCGCCTGGCCGCACATCGACTGCGCGCGCCGTTCGATGGCGAGGTGGGCTTTCGCAACATCAGCGTGGGTAGCCTGGTCACGCCAGGCATGGCGCTGGTGACGCTGGATAAGCTTGATGTCGTGAAGCTCGATTTCCAGGTGCCGGAGAGTCGCATCAGCCTGCTGTCGAGGGGGCTAACGCTTTTGGCTCATAGTCCCGCCTACCCCGACGAGCGCTTTCAGGGTCAGATCGCCAGCATCGGTACCCGTATTGACCCGGTCAGCCGGAGCGTCACGGTGCGCGCCAAGCTGCCCAACGACGGGCGACGGCTGCGCCCCGGCATGCTGATGGAAGTAACGCTCGACGGCGCGTCGCGCCAGGCACTGGTCATTCCCGAAGCCGCATTGATTCCAGAAGGACGCCGCCAGTCGCTGCTGGTGATCGATGAAGCCGAGATGACGGCACACCTGCGCAATGTGACCATCGGCGCCCGCCGCGCCGGCCGCGTGGAAATTCTGGACGGCCTTTCCGCCGGCGACCTGGTGGTGATTCATGGCAGCCAGTCCACACGCGATGGGCAGGCCGTCGAGGTGTTGGGCATCGTCGATGCATCGACCACGGTCGCGGAGATCCTCAAGCGCAGCCGACCGGCAACGGGCGCCGTGACCAAGGCGGATGATTCCTGA
- a CDS encoding NAD(P)/FAD-dependent oxidoreductase, with protein MTSQPDVVVIGAGAAGLMCALTAGYAGRRVLLLDHANKAGKKILMSGGGRCNFTNMATGPGNFFSANPHFCISALKRYRPEHFVELVERHGVDYVEKAPGQLFCADSAKDIVRLLLTECEWAGVEVSLKTRVDSIERQGEGMRLETSLGRIDTGAVVIATGGLSIPSMGATGFGYDIARQFGLAVTDTRAALVPFTLTSQWKERAAALSGVSCEVVAKCRDGAYREPMLFTHRGLSGPAMLQISSYWQTGDELKIDLLAGDNAFEALARARRETPKRRLSTWLGERFPKRFAQALNDWYGEDAPLAELSNARLEGWQARLNHWSIKPAGTEGWRTAEVTMGGVDTHGVSSKTFAVNGLPQLRFIGEVLDVTGELGGYNFQWAWASGVACGQSL; from the coding sequence ATGACTTCTCAACCCGATGTGGTGGTGATCGGTGCCGGTGCGGCCGGGCTGATGTGCGCCCTGACCGCCGGTTACGCCGGCCGACGCGTGCTGCTGCTCGATCATGCCAACAAGGCCGGCAAGAAGATCCTGATGTCGGGAGGCGGGCGCTGCAATTTCACCAACATGGCGACGGGGCCCGGCAATTTCTTCTCTGCCAACCCGCATTTCTGCATCTCGGCCCTCAAGCGCTATCGGCCGGAGCACTTCGTCGAGCTCGTCGAGCGCCATGGCGTCGATTATGTCGAGAAGGCACCGGGACAGCTGTTCTGCGCTGACTCCGCCAAGGACATCGTTCGGCTGCTGCTCACCGAGTGCGAGTGGGCAGGCGTTGAGGTCAGTCTTAAGACCCGCGTCGACTCCATCGAGCGGCAGGGCGAGGGTATGCGGCTTGAGACGTCTCTCGGTCGCATCGACACCGGTGCCGTGGTGATCGCCACCGGTGGATTATCGATTCCCAGCATGGGCGCCACGGGCTTTGGCTACGACATCGCCCGCCAGTTTGGTCTCGCGGTCACCGACACCCGGGCGGCGCTGGTGCCCTTCACCCTGACATCGCAGTGGAAGGAGCGCGCCGCGGCCCTTTCCGGCGTCAGCTGCGAGGTGGTGGCCAAGTGTCGTGACGGCGCCTACCGGGAACCGATGCTATTCACCCATCGTGGGCTCTCCGGGCCTGCCATGCTGCAGATTTCCAGCTATTGGCAGACCGGCGACGAGCTCAAGATTGATCTGCTGGCGGGTGATAACGCCTTCGAGGCCCTGGCCCGGGCGCGCCGAGAAACCCCCAAGCGGCGTCTTTCGACCTGGCTTGGCGAGCGCTTTCCCAAGCGCTTCGCCCAGGCGCTAAATGACTGGTATGGCGAGGACGCTCCGTTGGCGGAGCTTTCCAATGCCCGTCTCGAGGGCTGGCAGGCACGTCTTAATCATTGGTCCATAAAGCCGGCGGGAACCGAAGGCTGGCGCACCGCCGAGGTCACCATGGGGGGCGTGGATACCCATGGCGTGTCGTCGAAGACCTTCGCGGTCAATGGACTGCCGCAGTTGCGCTTCATTGGCGAGGTGCTGGATGTGACCGGCGAATTGGGGGGCTACAATTTTCAATGGGCCTGGGCGTCGGGCGTTGCCTGCGGGCAGTCGCTCTAG
- a CDS encoding CHAD domain-containing protein: MAFALRLNRAMQANLTRIVDRQLRKALAELAIAPSDPRLADHVHQVRKRMKMLRGLLRLMRDAMPADMYRLENAALRDAANALSGSRDAQVCIDTFDTLVPPDVLDDKAQQLAPVREALVAARDQLLAGAGPDTKGDNTAQHLASARSELEAMRERLPGWRLTDKGFKAIAGGLKKVYGQGRKAFAQAYASGDDGDFHEWRKQVKYHWYHVRLLHSLWPAAMRARAKDLKSLAERLGDEHDLTMLRAELLSLDGIEEGAVAELEWRASRRQLTLRDEARRLGGLLYAESAKAFCRRYRRFWKVARS; the protein is encoded by the coding sequence ATGGCGTTTGCGCTACGACTGAACCGGGCCATGCAGGCCAACCTGACGAGGATCGTCGATCGCCAACTGCGCAAGGCCCTGGCTGAGCTGGCAATCGCGCCAAGCGATCCGCGGCTTGCCGATCATGTTCATCAGGTCCGCAAGCGGATGAAGATGCTGCGTGGCCTGCTGCGCCTGATGCGCGACGCCATGCCCGCCGACATGTATCGCCTGGAAAACGCTGCCTTGCGCGATGCAGCGAATGCCCTGTCTGGGTCTCGGGATGCTCAGGTGTGCATCGACACCTTCGATACCCTGGTGCCTCCGGACGTTCTGGACGACAAGGCCCAGCAGCTTGCCCCCGTACGCGAAGCGCTGGTCGCCGCGCGGGACCAGCTGCTCGCAGGGGCGGGGCCTGACACGAAAGGGGATAACACCGCGCAGCACCTGGCGTCGGCTCGCTCGGAACTCGAGGCGATGCGCGAGCGGTTGCCGGGGTGGCGGCTGACGGACAAGGGCTTCAAGGCCATCGCCGGCGGCTTGAAGAAGGTCTATGGCCAGGGACGAAAGGCTTTCGCCCAGGCTTATGCCAGCGGTGATGATGGGGATTTCCACGAGTGGCGCAAGCAGGTCAAGTACCACTGGTATCACGTGCGCCTGCTGCACTCGCTCTGGCCGGCGGCCATGCGTGCCCGTGCCAAGGACCTCAAGTCGCTGGCTGAACGACTGGGCGACGAACACGACCTCACGATGCTGCGGGCAGAGCTGCTGAGCCTGGATGGCATCGAGGAGGGGGCAGTGGCGGAGCTGGAGTGGCGTGCGTCGCGCCGTCAGCTCACCTTGCGTGACGAGGCCCGAAGGCTCGGTGGCTTGCTGTATGCCGAATCAGCCAAGGCTTTTTGCCGCCGCTATCGGCGTTTCTGGAAGGTGGCAAGGTCCTAA
- a CDS encoding YqjK family protein: protein MPTPTTNAVARKSTDTASLAARKALLEARIEQQRIDVLVNAEHWRHATQGIDAFYHAVLRWKAPLYGIAGIIAWRSLRRPKGVRRLAGRAFGLAMTARRLRRIIK from the coding sequence ATGCCCACGCCGACCACTAATGCCGTTGCCCGCAAAAGCACCGACACGGCCAGCCTAGCCGCGCGCAAGGCGCTTCTTGAAGCCCGCATCGAGCAGCAGCGTATCGATGTGCTGGTCAATGCCGAACACTGGCGACACGCCACTCAGGGCATCGACGCGTTCTATCATGCCGTGCTGCGCTGGAAGGCACCGCTGTATGGCATTGCCGGGATAATCGCTTGGCGCAGCCTGCGCCGCCCGAAAGGGGTCAGGCGACTCGCCGGGCGTGCCTTCGGCCTCGCCATGACGGCAAGGCGCCTTCGCCGCATCATCAAGTAA
- a CDS encoding phage holin family protein, which produces MAQSQGPAERVFEATRRLIGSLLATGETRLRLAVVELEEEKARLITLLLLAGVSFLLLLLGMAVLTLLVVVVFWDSYRLEAIAACALALLGSGLAMALWVRRLARRPTLLKSTLKHLATDRELMNAERQHAHADH; this is translated from the coding sequence ATGGCTCAGAGCCAGGGACCGGCAGAACGCGTATTCGAGGCCACCCGGCGACTGATCGGCAGCCTGCTTGCCACTGGCGAGACGCGTCTGCGCCTCGCCGTGGTGGAGCTCGAAGAGGAGAAGGCCCGCCTGATCACCCTGCTGCTGCTGGCAGGCGTCAGCTTCCTGCTGCTGCTGTTGGGCATGGCAGTGCTGACCCTGCTGGTGGTGGTGGTGTTCTGGGACAGCTATCGGCTGGAAGCCATCGCTGCCTGCGCACTGGCCCTGCTGGGCAGTGGCCTGGCCATGGCGCTATGGGTGCGTCGCCTCGCCAGACGCCCGACTCTTCTCAAGAGTACGCTCAAGCACCTCGCCACCGACCGCGAACTCATGAACGCGGAGCGACAGCATGCCCACGCCGACCACTAA
- a CDS encoding YqjD family protein — MANRTPNIDTSTDQLKSDLEHLTQTLEELVNATADDSRSNIKEMRERAEQRLKDTRAHLEARGERLYNDARDNVREQADACDKYVHDNPWTSIGIGAGVGVVIGMLIGRR, encoded by the coding sequence ATGGCAAACCGCACGCCCAACATCGATACCAGCACCGACCAGCTCAAGAGCGACCTTGAGCACCTGACCCAGACGCTCGAGGAGCTGGTAAACGCCACTGCAGATGATTCACGCAGTAATATCAAGGAGATGCGCGAGCGTGCCGAGCAACGCCTCAAGGATACTCGCGCTCACCTCGAGGCCCGCGGCGAACGGCTCTACAACGATGCCCGCGACAATGTTCGCGAGCAGGCCGATGCTTGCGACAAATATGTCCACGATAACCCCTGGACCAGCATCGGCATCGGTGCCGGCGTCGGCGTCGTGATCGGCATGCTGATCGGGCGGCGCTGA
- a CDS encoding phospholipase A: MAMPKPLTAIALALCVNALASEAVAQDSDTEGQATNQPLTQEEMTDQLAAQRALEEAEQRRELEEESENNPFAITAYRRNYLFPWSYNTSPNQEDFRSISDSEVGNAEVKFQFSAKFKLADNVFVNNGDLYFAYTQRSWWQAYNSEASSPFRETNFEPEFFVSFDNDMSMMGWTNIQNRLALNHQSNGRSEPLSRSWNRLYLESIFQRGDWVISVAPHWRIPESAEEDDNPDIERYMGYGDITFARRLNDNHEASLLVRGNPAAGHMGYQFDYSLPLSSSVRWHIQYYHGYGESLVDYDNSNHRLSIGFSLNSFFTNTR; this comes from the coding sequence ATGGCCATGCCCAAGCCACTCACGGCGATCGCCCTGGCCTTGTGTGTAAACGCACTGGCGAGCGAAGCCGTCGCACAGGACAGCGACACCGAGGGGCAAGCGACTAACCAGCCGCTGACTCAGGAAGAGATGACCGACCAGCTCGCGGCCCAGCGTGCCCTGGAAGAAGCCGAACAGCGGCGCGAACTGGAGGAGGAATCCGAGAACAACCCCTTCGCGATTACCGCCTATCGCCGTAACTATCTGTTCCCCTGGAGCTACAACACTAGCCCCAATCAGGAAGATTTCCGTTCCATCAGCGATTCGGAAGTGGGCAATGCCGAGGTCAAGTTCCAGTTCAGCGCCAAATTCAAGCTAGCCGACAATGTCTTCGTCAACAACGGCGACCTGTACTTTGCCTATACCCAGCGCAGTTGGTGGCAGGCCTACAATTCGGAGGCATCCTCGCCCTTCCGGGAAACTAACTTCGAGCCGGAGTTCTTCGTCAGTTTCGACAATGATATGTCGATGATGGGCTGGACCAACATTCAGAATCGCCTTGCGCTCAATCACCAGTCCAACGGCCGCTCGGAACCGCTATCACGCAGCTGGAACCGGCTATATTTGGAGAGCATCTTCCAGCGCGGTGACTGGGTGATCAGCGTGGCTCCCCATTGGCGCATCCCGGAGTCCGCAGAAGAAGACGATAACCCGGACATTGAGCGCTATATGGGGTATGGCGACATTACCTTTGCAAGGCGCCTGAATGACAACCACGAAGCCAGCCTGCTGGTTCGAGGCAACCCCGCCGCCGGTCACATGGGCTATCAGTTCGACTATTCGCTGCCACTCTCCAGCAGCGTACGCTGGCATATTCAGTATTATCACGGCTACGGCGAGAGCCTGGTCGACTATGACAACAGCAACCATCGCCTGAGCATCGGCTTCAGCCTCAACTCCTTCTTCACCAACACACGCTGA